In Arcobacter ellisii, a genomic segment contains:
- a CDS encoding glycosyltransferase: MKKTSISYKSSNLLIENLKKQENIEVLKKENFISSLFGKKKYADVYFHSGNLDEKSIENIKNSKITIVNSFASMNYIIAKTKISHEKIKVIYPSINIEYKKTKEVKIKLCEELNIDPKTKLILFTAKNFKTSGVKEFLDICSSITYSDFKIIIAGEQKQITALQFQLPKYQNLQDKIILLENYKNIDDLFLASDIFLLPTYNKTFSSNILKAMYCKCVVFLSIDNDAKEVVDVFASMDSPTDPSIAFKIDAVLLDKNELKKIKKENKKLAKEFELEANLNKMNFILENV; encoded by the coding sequence ATGAAAAAAACATCTATTTCTTACAAATCATCAAATTTATTAATAGAAAATCTAAAAAAACAAGAAAATATTGAAGTTCTAAAAAAAGAGAATTTTATAAGTTCTTTATTTGGCAAAAAAAAATATGCAGATGTATATTTTCATAGTGGAAATTTAGATGAAAAGTCTATTGAAAATATTAAAAATTCAAAAATCACAATTGTAAATTCTTTTGCATCTATGAACTATATTATTGCCAAAACAAAGATTTCCCATGAAAAAATAAAGGTTATTTATCCTTCAATCAATATTGAATATAAAAAAACAAAAGAGGTAAAAATTAAACTTTGTGAAGAGTTAAATATAGATCCTAAAACTAAACTTATTTTATTTACAGCAAAGAACTTTAAAACTTCGGGAGTTAAAGAGTTTTTAGATATTTGTTCTTCTATAACTTATTCAGATTTTAAAATTATAATCGCTGGTGAACAAAAACAGATAACTGCTTTGCAATTTCAACTTCCAAAATATCAAAATTTACAAGATAAAATTATATTATTAGAAAATTACAAAAATATTGATGATCTATTTTTAGCTTCAGATATTTTTTTATTACCAACTTATAATAAAACTTTTTCATCAAATATTTTAAAAGCGATGTATTGTAAATGTGTGGTTTTTTTAAGTATTGATAATGATGCAAAAGAGGTTGTAGATGTTTTTGCTTCAATGGATTCACCAACAGATCCAAGTATTGCGTTTAAAATAGATGCTGTTTTATTAGATAAAAATGAGTTAAAAAAAATAAAAAAAGAGAATAAAAAATTAGCAAAAGAGTTCGAATTAGAGGCAAATTTGAATAAAATGAATTTTATCCTAGAAAATGTTTAA
- the gyrA gene encoding DNA gyrase subunit A: MENLFENQDIIDINIEDSVKASYLDYSMSVIIGRALPDAKDGLKPVHRRILYAMHDLSITSKSAYKKSARIVGDVIGKYHPHGDTSVYDALVRMAQNFSMRAPLVDGQGNFGSIDGDSAAAMRYTEARMTRIAEEVLRDLDKDTVNFVPNYDDTMKEPSVLPTRVPTLLLNGSEGIAVGMATKIPPHNINELLNAVLYTIDNPDATADELMQFIQGPDFPTGGTIFGRRGIIDAYNTGRGRVRIRAKHHIETRGKKEIIVLDELPYQVNKARLIELIANLAKDKQIDGISEVRDESDREGIRVVIELKKDAMSEIVLNNLYKSTPMETTFGIILLAVYNKEPKVFNLPQLLNIFLSHRKTVIIRRTIFDLEKAKARAHILEGLKIALDNIDEVVKIIRASANDQEAKDSLQNRFGLSPIQSQAILDMRLGRLTGLQRDKLEAEYAELMILIAELESILKSEEKLNEIIKEELTEIQEKFSSDRRTEIEDSYDEIDVEDLIPNEPMVVTITHNGYVKRVPIKSYEKQKRGGKGKVAVTTHDDDFIEKFFVSNTHDTLMFVTNMGQLYWLKVYKIPEGSRTAKGKAVVNLINLRPDEKIMEIIPTPDFDESKSLVFFTRNGIIKRTSLNEFSNIRSNGVRAIVLDDADEIVTAKIADVQTQYIMIFTSLGQCIRFELDKTRDQGRSTRGVRGIKFKIDTDFVVDADVINHEDQEILTVSEKGIGKRTTVEEYRLTNRAGSGVIAMKLSPKTGNIVGEVLVDDSQDLMLLTSIGKMIRVDMNTIRKAGRNTSGVIIVNVDKDDKVVSIAKCPKEDEEIELDENGNVIRYNEDGEILETNTEISTNVKNQTLLDVLENNDNLEKDEEE, translated from the coding sequence ATGGAAAACCTTTTCGAAAATCAAGATATTATAGACATAAATATTGAGGACTCAGTTAAAGCCTCTTATTTAGATTACTCTATGAGTGTTATTATTGGTCGGGCATTACCCGATGCAAAAGATGGTTTAAAACCTGTTCATAGAAGAATCTTATATGCTATGCATGATTTAAGTATTACTTCAAAATCAGCTTATAAAAAATCAGCAAGAATTGTTGGAGATGTTATTGGTAAATACCATCCTCATGGAGATACTTCTGTTTATGATGCACTAGTAAGAATGGCTCAAAATTTCTCAATGAGAGCCCCATTAGTTGATGGACAAGGAAACTTCGGTTCTATTGATGGTGATAGTGCAGCTGCTATGAGATATACGGAAGCTAGAATGACTAGAATTGCTGAAGAAGTATTAAGAGATTTAGACAAAGATACTGTAAATTTTGTTCCAAATTATGATGATACAATGAAAGAGCCTTCAGTTCTTCCTACAAGAGTTCCTACACTTTTATTAAATGGAAGTGAAGGAATTGCTGTTGGTATGGCTACTAAAATTCCTCCTCATAATATTAATGAGTTATTAAATGCTGTTTTATACACAATTGATAATCCAGATGCAACTGCTGATGAATTAATGCAATTTATTCAAGGTCCAGATTTCCCAACGGGTGGAACTATTTTTGGTAGACGTGGAATTATTGATGCATATAATACTGGACGAGGAAGAGTTAGAATTAGAGCTAAACATCACATTGAAACAAGAGGTAAAAAAGAGATTATAGTTCTTGATGAATTACCTTATCAAGTGAATAAAGCAAGATTAATTGAGCTTATCGCAAACCTTGCAAAAGATAAACAAATTGATGGTATTTCAGAAGTTAGAGATGAGTCTGATAGAGAAGGTATTAGAGTTGTAATTGAGCTTAAAAAAGATGCAATGAGCGAGATTGTTTTAAATAATCTTTATAAATCAACTCCAATGGAAACAACTTTTGGGATTATTTTATTAGCAGTTTATAATAAAGAGCCAAAAGTATTTAATTTACCTCAATTATTAAATATTTTCTTATCTCATAGAAAAACTGTAATTATTAGAAGAACAATTTTTGATTTAGAAAAAGCAAAAGCTAGAGCTCATATTTTAGAAGGTTTAAAAATTGCTTTAGACAATATTGATGAAGTTGTTAAAATCATCAGAGCAAGTGCAAACGATCAAGAAGCAAAAGATAGTTTACAAAATAGATTTGGTTTAAGTCCAATTCAATCTCAAGCTATTTTAGATATGAGACTTGGAAGATTAACAGGTCTTCAAAGAGATAAACTTGAAGCTGAATATGCTGAACTTATGATATTAATTGCAGAATTAGAATCAATTCTAAAATCTGAAGAGAAATTAAATGAAATTATCAAAGAAGAATTAACTGAAATCCAAGAAAAATTCTCAAGTGATAGAAGAACAGAAATTGAAGATTCATATGATGAAATTGATGTTGAAGATTTAATTCCAAATGAGCCAATGGTAGTAACAATTACTCATAATGGATATGTAAAAAGAGTTCCAATTAAATCTTATGAAAAACAAAAAAGAGGTGGTAAAGGTAAAGTTGCCGTTACTACTCATGATGATGACTTTATCGAAAAATTCTTCGTAAGTAATACTCATGATACTTTAATGTTTGTTACAAATATGGGGCAATTATATTGGTTAAAAGTTTACAAAATTCCTGAAGGAAGTAGAACTGCAAAAGGTAAAGCAGTTGTTAACTTAATCAATTTAAGACCTGATGAGAAGATTATGGAGATTATTCCAACTCCTGATTTTGATGAATCTAAATCTTTAGTATTCTTTACAAGAAATGGAATTATCAAAAGAACATCATTAAATGAATTCTCTAATATCAGAAGTAATGGAGTAAGAGCTATCGTTCTTGATGATGCAGATGAGATAGTAACAGCAAAAATTGCTGATGTACAAACTCAATATATTATGATATTTACAAGTCTTGGTCAATGTATTAGATTTGAACTTGATAAAACAAGAGACCAAGGAAGAAGCACAAGAGGAGTAAGAGGTATTAAATTTAAAATTGATACTGACTTTGTTGTTGATGCTGATGTAATTAATCATGAAGATCAAGAGATTTTAACAGTTTCTGAAAAAGGAATTGGAAAACGAACAACAGTTGAAGAGTACAGACTTACAAATAGAGCTGGTTCTGGAGTTATTGCGATGAAACTTTCTCCAAAAACTGGAAATATTGTTGGGGAAGTTTTAGTTGATGATTCACAAGATTTAATGTTATTAACTTCAATTGGAAAAATGATTAGAGTTGATATGAATACAATTAGAAAAGCTGGAAGAAACACTTCTGGTGTAATAATTGTAAATGTTGATAAAGATGATAAAGTTGTATCAATTGCAAAATGTCCAAAAGAGGATGAAGAGATAGAACTTGATGAAAATGGAAATGTGATTAGATACAATGAAGATGGAGAAATTTTAGAAACAAATACTGAAATTTCTACAAATGTAAAAAATCAAACTTTATTAGATGTTTTAGAAAATAATGATAATTTAGAAAA
- a CDS encoding YdcH family protein encodes MFHEYRDVITELKQKDAHFHKLFEKHNELDDLIAKLEESHADQFEIESKKKEKLKLKDEIYSIIVKHNNEK; translated from the coding sequence ATGTTTCACGAATATAGAGATGTAATTACAGAGTTAAAGCAAAAAGATGCACATTTTCATAAACTTTTTGAGAAGCACAATGAGTTAGATGATTTAATTGCTAAACTTGAAGAATCACATGCTGATCAATTTGAAATTGAATCTAAGAAAAAAGAAAAATTAAAATTAAAAGATGAAATTTATTCTATTATTGTAAAACACAACAACGAAAAATAA
- a CDS encoding polysaccharide deacetylase family protein, protein MIYFLIFLFILILIISLRYNWWRIPQSYKKARVLMYHSIREHVGNEKHNKWRVKPQDFEKQMNWFYKNNWKSFTISELSKLDEIPEKSFVITFDDGYEDNYLNAFPILKKYDFKATIYLVPNQKTNHWEEKNTSVLSNLLNEKQILEMLNSGLIEFGSHTLSHVNLSTINDEQLLNELKKSKEEVEKITNKECEAFAYPYGKFDDKIVQAVKNVGYKNATVVKRGLFEENDDVFTIKRVGILGTENFVDFLLKVSRVRNKL, encoded by the coding sequence ATGATTTATTTTTTAATATTTTTATTTATTTTAATTTTAATAATTTCTTTACGATATAACTGGTGGAGAATCCCTCAAAGTTATAAAAAAGCTAGAGTTTTAATGTATCACAGTATTCGTGAGCATGTAGGAAATGAAAAACATAATAAGTGGAGAGTGAAACCTCAAGATTTTGAAAAACAGATGAATTGGTTTTATAAAAATAATTGGAAATCATTTACTATTTCGGAACTTTCAAAATTAGATGAAATTCCAGAAAAATCATTTGTAATTACGTTTGATGATGGATATGAGGACAATTATTTAAATGCTTTCCCTATTTTAAAAAAGTATGATTTTAAGGCTACTATTTATCTTGTTCCCAATCAAAAAACAAATCACTGGGAAGAAAAAAATACTTCTGTTTTATCAAATCTTTTAAATGAAAAACAGATTTTAGAGATGCTAAATTCAGGATTAATAGAGTTTGGTTCTCACACTTTATCCCATGTAAATTTATCAACAATAAATGATGAACAACTATTAAATGAATTAAAAAAATCAAAAGAAGAAGTTGAAAAAATTACAAATAAAGAGTGTGAAGCTTTTGCTTATCCTTACGGAAAATTTGATGATAAAATTGTTCAAGCAGTTAAAAATGTTGGATACAAAAATGCCACAGTTGTAAAAAGAGGTTTATTTGAAGAAAATGATGATGTATTTACAATTAAAAGAGTTGGAATTTTAGGAACAGAGAATTTTGTGGATTTTTTATTAAAAGTATCAAGAGTTAGGAATAAATTATGA
- the rpmB gene encoding 50S ribosomal protein L28 has protein sequence MSRKCAISGKGPMVGNNVSHAKNRTRRRFLPNIRTVRVTLEDGTTTKLKISAKELRTLKKHS, from the coding sequence ATGTCAAGAAAATGTGCAATTTCTGGAAAAGGACCAATGGTTGGTAACAACGTAAGTCACGCAAAAAACAGAACTAGAAGAAGATTTTTACCAAATATTAGAACAGTTAGAGTTACATTAGAAGATGGAACAACAACTAAGTTAAAAATTTCTGCAAAAGAGTTAAGAACTCTTAAAAAACACTCATAA
- a CDS encoding potassium channel family protein, with amino-acid sequence MSIFSKIKKTIGWEIRAAKPQYDLNPLIYAQLKPFRLPLILIQLVMMIGTLGYVYIEDYSIMHAIFQSAYTFTTTGFGALNEANFSNQGIVFTVTLMIAGFLILTFSVGIVIDVIANGSLLELLKERKMLYKIARLRRHFVICYHNEYTAQLARQFRDNHIPFVVVDPSDDIEQIAKEHNYPYYVKEEPYKEIAFLKSHLSSAKGAISLSKNISDNITLIASVRLYEKELGRPPFLIISNAETQNEKIRLKKLGADKVVATPSLMAKRVTAMAIRPDMENVLEEFLYKKDTPIDMEEVFVRENSWVINRELKDLRLRDILKVSVIGITEDNGKFIQMPKGTTSINTNCKLLLVGSQRGIARAKRIINLTKQPEDI; translated from the coding sequence ATGAGCATCTTTAGTAAGATCAAAAAAACTATTGGCTGGGAAATAAGAGCAGCCAAACCCCAATATGATTTAAATCCACTTATTTATGCCCAATTAAAACCTTTTAGATTACCATTAATCCTTATTCAACTTGTTATGATGATAGGAACTCTAGGGTATGTTTATATTGAAGATTATTCAATTATGCATGCAATTTTCCAATCAGCTTATACTTTTACTACTACTGGATTTGGTGCATTAAATGAAGCAAATTTTAGTAATCAAGGTATTGTTTTTACTGTAACACTTATGATTGCAGGATTTTTGATTTTAACATTTTCTGTGGGTATTGTAATTGATGTTATTGCAAATGGTTCATTATTAGAGTTATTAAAGGAAAGAAAAATGCTTTATAAAATAGCAAGGTTAAGACGTCATTTCGTAATATGTTATCACAATGAATATACAGCTCAATTAGCTAGACAATTTAGAGACAATCATATCCCTTTTGTTGTTGTTGATCCAAGTGATGATATTGAACAAATTGCAAAAGAACACAATTATCCATATTATGTAAAAGAAGAACCATATAAAGAGATTGCCTTTTTAAAATCACATTTGAGTTCAGCAAAAGGAGCAATCTCATTATCTAAAAATATTTCAGATAATATTACTTTAATTGCTTCTGTTAGACTTTATGAAAAAGAGTTAGGAAGACCACCATTTTTGATTATTTCAAATGCAGAAACACAAAATGAAAAAATAAGGCTAAAAAAGCTTGGAGCTGATAAAGTGGTTGCTACACCATCTTTAATGGCAAAAAGAGTAACTGCCATGGCAATAAGACCAGATATGGAAAATGTTCTTGAAGAGTTTTTATATAAAAAAGATACTCCAATTGATATGGAAGAAGTTTTTGTAAGAGAAAATTCATGGGTAATAAATAGAGAATTGAAAGATTTAAGATTAAGAGATATATTAAAAGTTTCTGTTATTGGTATAACTGAAGATAATGGAAAATTTATCCAAATGCCAAAAGGTACAACTTCTATAAATACTAATTGCAAGTTATTATTAGTTGGTTCTCAAAGAGGAATAGCAAGAGCTAAAAGAATTATAAATTTAACAAAACAACCAGAGGATATATAA
- the argJ gene encoding bifunctional glutamate N-acetyltransferase/amino-acid acetyltransferase ArgJ: MFTILPIKGYIDQIDGFYCDGIHAGLKPNGNNDLGFIYTKEACTVAAVFTENRFQAAPLKHFLQYGENFKTNFVLINSKNANALTGKKGIESINTLFSQLDFGSLELINPVMSSTGVIGNPLPIEKLVTGAKKFDLTAKNGENLSKAIMTTDAYPKTCIYEVKLENGTSFKIGAVAKGAGMINPNLATMLCFICTDAAAPYEDIKEALNINKETTFNAISVDGDTSTNDTVMVLANGKSNSYDKEAFKEALRLVMHDMAMLMVADGEGAKKVAAFEVINAKDDKQAEIAAKALSNSLLVKTALFGEDPNFGRIASTIGASRIDCDDEKLVISYNDVVVFNKGEICFDAQTEAKAAEVLKKDKYKIICDIGLGDGKFTAYGCDLGYKYVEINADYRS, encoded by the coding sequence ATGTTTACTATTTTACCAATAAAAGGTTATATTGATCAAATTGATGGATTTTATTGTGATGGAATTCATGCAGGTCTTAAACCAAATGGAAATAATGATTTAGGATTTATTTATACAAAAGAGGCTTGTACTGTTGCAGCTGTTTTTACAGAAAATAGATTTCAAGCAGCACCTTTAAAACATTTTTTACAATATGGTGAAAATTTCAAAACAAATTTTGTTTTAATAAATTCAAAAAATGCAAACGCTTTAACAGGTAAAAAAGGTATTGAATCTATTAATACTCTATTTTCTCAACTTGATTTTGGCTCTTTAGAACTTATTAATCCAGTTATGAGTAGTACAGGAGTTATTGGAAATCCCTTACCAATTGAAAAATTAGTAACAGGTGCTAAAAAATTCGATTTAACAGCTAAAAATGGTGAAAACTTATCAAAAGCAATTATGACAACGGATGCATATCCTAAAACTTGTATTTATGAAGTGAAACTTGAAAACGGAACTTCATTTAAAATTGGTGCTGTTGCAAAAGGTGCAGGAATGATAAATCCAAACTTAGCAACAATGTTATGTTTTATTTGTACAGATGCAGCTGCTCCTTATGAAGATATTAAAGAGGCTTTAAATATAAATAAAGAGACAACTTTTAATGCTATTTCTGTTGATGGAGATACTTCTACAAACGATACGGTTATGGTTTTAGCAAATGGAAAATCAAATTCTTATGATAAAGAAGCATTTAAAGAAGCCTTAAGACTTGTAATGCATGATATGGCAATGTTAATGGTTGCAGATGGAGAGGGCGCTAAAAAAGTTGCTGCATTTGAAGTTATAAATGCAAAAGATGATAAACAAGCTGAAATTGCTGCGAAAGCTTTATCAAATTCACTTTTAGTAAAAACAGCTCTTTTTGGAGAAGATCCAAATTTTGGAAGAATTGCTTCAACTATTGGAGCTTCAAGAATTGATTGTGATGATGAAAAATTAGTGATTTCATATAATGATGTTGTTGTATTCAATAAGGGAGAGATTTGTTTTGATGCTCAAACTGAAGCAAAAGCGGCTGAAGTTTTAAAAAAAGATAAATATAAAATTATTTGTGATATTGGTTTAGGTGATGGTAAATTCACTGCATATGGGTGTGATTTAGGTTACAAATATGTAGAAATTAATGCTGATTATAGAAGTTAA
- a CDS encoding glycosyltransferase: protein MIILHTLHWVQFAGTEKVCVDLCNELSKEHTVYLLTNEKIKPYLEENVNFIELDFEKNRYNPFFLYKVAKIVEKINPDVIHIHNTKELEIMYNARFFMKKKVPIIGSRHNPVVKKKFSLADLGVAVSEETRIYTNAKRNITILNGIPFKEVREFENKNKFTIVGVGRLAQVKGFHTLINALSKVNFDFKLNIVGEGEQKEELLNLIKSLKLENKIELVGFVRNVQDYIYNSDLQIISSSEEGLSLALIEGIFYARVLVATDIANHKEILGEELVFDNRVDAFVNKLNDVYEDYKKYEKLFGKVKETKEEYSIEKMVKQYVEAYKSLIK, encoded by the coding sequence ATGATAATCTTACATACATTACATTGGGTACAATTTGCTGGAACTGAGAAAGTATGTGTAGATTTGTGTAACGAATTATCAAAAGAACATACAGTTTATTTATTAACAAATGAGAAAATCAAACCTTATTTAGAAGAAAATGTAAATTTTATAGAGTTAGATTTTGAAAAGAATAGATATAACCCATTTTTTTTATATAAAGTTGCAAAAATAGTTGAAAAGATTAATCCAGATGTAATACATATTCATAATACAAAAGAACTTGAAATTATGTATAATGCAAGATTTTTTATGAAGAAAAAAGTACCAATTATTGGTAGTCGTCATAATCCTGTTGTAAAGAAAAAATTCTCTTTGGCTGATTTGGGTGTTGCAGTTTCTGAAGAGACTAGAATTTATACAAATGCAAAAAGAAACATAACAATATTAAATGGTATACCTTTTAAAGAAGTAAGAGAGTTTGAAAATAAAAATAAATTCACTATTGTTGGAGTTGGAAGATTAGCCCAAGTAAAAGGTTTTCATACATTAATTAACGCACTTTCTAAAGTTAATTTTGATTTTAAATTAAATATTGTTGGTGAAGGTGAACAAAAAGAAGAATTATTAAATCTTATCAAATCACTTAAATTAGAAAATAAAATTGAGTTAGTTGGATTTGTAAGAAACGTTCAAGATTATATATATAATAGTGATTTACAAATAATATCTTCAAGTGAAGAAGGCTTGTCTTTAGCTTTAATTGAAGGTATTTTCTATGCTAGAGTACTAGTTGCAACTGATATTGCAAACCATAAAGAGATATTAGGTGAAGAGTTGGTATTTGATAATAGAGTAGATGCTTTTGTTAATAAATTAAATGATGTTTATGAAGATTACAAAAAGTATGAAAAGTTGTTTGGAAAAGTTAAAGAAACTAAAGAAGAATATAGTATTGAAAAAATGGTTAAACAATACGTTGAAGCATATAAAAGTCTTATAAAGTGA
- a CDS encoding glycosyltransferase, giving the protein MQKHYKIVHCGIFNEKDNGNFFYGLERKISHGLIQNGHFVYDFSYRDVERNSRFLRIKDSGLKKMNQKLINICKNIDADILFLAKAEKIDKETLIKIREILPNIKIVQWYVDHLLEKDEFFDKLDCIDIFYYANAKELQNLSKKYQNTVFSFFPNISDPAFDKKLESEKINDVIYIARDYNEDVRTKFAVLLKDFCDKENIKLKVYASLGNPAIFGNDFHKAIAQTKIAINFNRDDNLNEVNQEKILGASDRMAQFLGSGICTFSPRIKGFEKLYKDKEEIVYFDTPNDCFEKLKYYLKDKNYELIAKKGQEKTYEIANAKRVTQFMLELLFKDDKSNNYEWSEYKFKQGNQI; this is encoded by the coding sequence ATGCAAAAACATTATAAAATAGTTCATTGTGGTATCTTTAACGAAAAAGATAATGGTAATTTCTTTTATGGACTTGAGAGAAAAATAAGTCATGGATTGATTCAAAATGGACACTTTGTTTATGATTTTAGTTATAGAGATGTAGAGCGAAATTCACGTTTTTTAAGAATAAAAGATAGTGGATTAAAAAAAATGAATCAAAAGCTGATTAATATTTGTAAAAATATAGATGCAGATATTTTATTTTTAGCAAAAGCTGAAAAAATAGATAAAGAGACATTAATTAAAATTAGAGAAATTTTGCCAAATATTAAAATTGTACAATGGTATGTAGATCATTTGTTAGAGAAAGATGAATTTTTTGATAAATTAGATTGTATTGATATTTTTTACTATGCAAATGCAAAAGAGTTACAAAATTTGTCAAAGAAATATCAAAATACAGTTTTTTCATTTTTTCCAAACATTTCAGATCCTGCATTTGATAAAAAATTAGAATCAGAAAAAATAAATGATGTAATATATATCGCAAGAGATTACAATGAAGATGTTAGAACAAAATTTGCAGTTTTATTAAAAGATTTTTGTGACAAAGAAAATATAAAATTGAAAGTATATGCTTCACTTGGAAATCCTGCAATTTTTGGAAATGATTTTCACAAAGCTATAGCTCAAACTAAAATAGCAATAAATTTTAATAGAGATGATAATTTAAATGAAGTTAATCAAGAAAAAATTCTTGGAGCTTCAGATAGAATGGCACAATTTTTAGGTTCAGGAATTTGTACATTTTCTCCTAGAATAAAAGGATTTGAAAAACTTTATAAAGATAAAGAAGAGATTGTCTATTTTGACACACCAAATGATTGTTTTGAAAAATTAAAATATTATTTAAAAGATAAAAATTATGAATTAATTGCTAAAAAAGGTCAAGAAAAAACTTATGAAATAGCAAATGCAAAAAGAGTAACTCAATTTATGTTGGAATTATTGTTTAAAGATGATAAATCAAATAATTATGAGTGGAGTGAATATAAATTTAAACAAGGAAATCAAATATGA
- a CDS encoding glycosyltransferase family 2 protein, protein MIKASVYIICKNEEKHIKRVLESVKDFDEIVVVDSGSTDNTLNIAKEYTNKIFHQDWLGFAKQKEYAKSLCQNEWVLNLDADEQLTEELKKEIEKVIEENKIDGLDIKISSQFLGKFNSEKSKFNRRIRFFRKSVGHYPDKLVHESILVKGKINKANGFIYDYGTMDLKTHLSKINEYSSLRADEKFAKNKKASFAKLLFVFPLSFFKSFIIKRGFLNGMRGFIAAMNNSFYAFLKEAKLYELNNKSEEK, encoded by the coding sequence ATGATTAAAGCCTCTGTTTATATCATTTGTAAAAATGAAGAAAAACATATAAAAAGAGTTCTGGAAAGTGTTAAAGATTTTGATGAAATTGTAGTCGTTGATAGTGGAAGTACGGATAATACTTTAAATATTGCAAAAGAGTATACAAATAAGATTTTTCATCAAGATTGGCTAGGATTTGCCAAGCAAAAAGAGTATGCAAAAAGTTTATGTCAAAATGAATGGGTTTTAAATTTAGATGCTGATGAACAATTAACAGAAGAATTAAAAAAAGAGATTGAAAAAGTAATTGAAGAGAATAAAATAGATGGTTTAGATATAAAAATATCAAGTCAGTTTTTAGGAAAATTTAATAGTGAAAAATCAAAATTTAATAGAAGAATTAGATTTTTCAGAAAAAGTGTAGGACATTATCCTGATAAATTAGTTCACGAGTCAATTCTTGTAAAAGGTAAAATAAACAAAGCTAATGGATTTATTTATGATTACGGAACAATGGATTTAAAGACACATTTAAGTAAAATTAATGAATATTCAAGTTTAAGAGCTGATGAGAAATTTGCAAAAAATAAAAAAGCTTCATTTGCTAAATTACTTTTTGTTTTTCCTCTTTCATTTTTTAAATCATTTATTATTAAAAGAGGATTTTTAAACGGTATGAGAGGTTTTATTGCAGCAATGAATAATTCATTTTACGCATTTTTGAAAGAAGCAAAACTGTATGAATTAAATAATAAAAGTGAAGAAAAATAA